Genomic segment of Seriola aureovittata isolate HTS-2021-v1 ecotype China chromosome 1, ASM2101889v1, whole genome shotgun sequence:
CTTTATCCATCcaatgtcttgtttttccttgttttcattCCCCTCTGCTCTAATCAAAGGCAACACTATGAATAAACTTACGTGACGAGCAGTTTGCTCAATGACCCAAAACGCCTCACGTCTGGTAAACACCCACAGACTCAGGGTCCTGACGTGGGCTGTATATGTTGTGCCATAGGTACCGGCTGTTCTCACGGTCATAAGATTATCCCAGAAAGTAATCCACCTCAACTCCATTAACAGCTTTGTGAATGACCACGGCAGGTATATAAACACTGtgactgagggagagagaaagagacagagagagtgcaaaaagaaagagaaccttctctttgttttgtacTTCTTCCTTTGCTCAGCTCTTCCATCTAGCTTCACTTCGCCTCACCCCGACTCCCACCAACtaacacacaggtgagactCTCTGCTGACACCTTACGGCAGCACACACTGTAGCTGTAGTCTGTAGCTGCTGCATGTCTTAAAGAGGTCAAGtagaataaagaaaacaatcatttcttttaaatatgtttctgtCAAATTAGATGTGATGATAAATTGTTGATCTTAGAGTCATGAAGTTTTCTTTGTGAGGACTTTTTGCACAGTTGTTATTGCACTCCACCTTTAAAttacacactgtcctgctgttaCTGATGCACTAAGATCTTTTATTCTTATTCCTACTTTTATTAAatgcagctttttattttttgttattctaCATTTGGCTGTCTGCAGCTATGCTTTTTGATTTCTATTTATCctatttatatttcaatttaTGAAATACTGACTAAACCAGATGGCACTCTGCATCAGAAATACTGAGCACCATGTGGCACTGGCACATTTTTACTTGAGTGATTGTAAATATTCATTAATCCAGTTCGATGctcattattaatgtttttatgtattttcctGCTTAGTCATGACGTCTTGTAGTTTTCATCGTTacagttcaaataaaatgtcttgACACTTTTTCCCCATATTAAATACTAATGGTAATATTGactatttttttcatgtgtttaagTTATTAACTGAAAACTTGATTgaaattattttactttacttttgagGCTCTAAGGAAAAGTTCTGaggcatttaaaaaatatgagtttgcattttgttgtttagcacagacaggaagtgcttATCAGCTAGCTCTCGTCAAAGTACAAAATATTGTCACCCATTAACACTTTAATTAAGTCACTATTTAACACTTTGCAATTAAGATGTgcaaaaatgattatttatggTTTGTAAAGTAAAGTTGGACTTTACAACACCTGTAAAATCACAACGtgttgtttatatatttgtgtgtggaTTAGTTAAAGGAAATacaacatgttttattattagtgAGGCCTGGAGTTGTTTGTtagatgtgtttttgaattttggACCAGGCTACCTGTTTCCCCTCACTTTggctttatgctaaactaaactaagtTACTTAATGCACAGACATAAgcatatttataaaaatgttgactTATTCTTTCAGGTCATTACAAGTTTGGTTTGTATTGACATCCCAAACTTCAGATCCACTCTCACACTGTCCTTCCATTATTAGAACATCTTTAGCCGGTAACAGAACAGACATAACTGACAGCTTAAAGTAAATATAGTCACCTAATTATGACTGATTACAGCAGCAAGAGCTATGACCTAAGACATTTAGACTAAGTGGATTAGTTGAGGATGGGCTTGTAGCCTGAATAGGTAACTTAGGGTCATCAGACATATTTCAATATATTTATCTAAGTACTTTTCGGTTCTCGTTCTCTTTAATaagtctttgttgttttcatagACATGAATGCCGCAGTAGCAGCACCTGGAGGCACCAAGGCCGCTCCCCCCAAGTTCAAGCAGAAGGTGACCAGGCAGTTCAAGAGCAAGGCTCCCAAAGCTGGACAGAAGGGGTGAGTATAGAAAAAACACCACTACATATTAAGGTAACTGTAACTGTGAGATAACGGCGATGGCTCATCTCAACTTCACTTcttcatttctctgtctttagATTTGATGATGTTCCAGGAATGGATGGCCTTGGAGGTAACGATTGATCACAGCAAGAACTGATACAGGAAACCGATAACTGATTCTAATGTATTAGATACGACAGGGTGAATTAACTTCTGGTTTTTCTCTCGTAGGTGTGGAGGTCATCTGCCCCTGGGAGGCGTTTGGTGACATGGAGCTGAGTGATCTGGCTCAGTTTGGCATCGTCTAGAACTGGTGCCACATGGAAACAGTTTATTCCTGGTGGCTGCAATCCAgcagcttttttctttgttttgctctcCTCAGGGATTCTCCCCCATTTCGGGTGAGTAGATCAGCCTGATATTGATACCATTTCAGAACGGctgatgagaggagagggattttctctctctccttgatAATGGAGGAGAAAGCTCTTGGACAGCAGCCCCCAAGGATGACTCTTCTCCTGTCCTGGGCCACGTCTGCACCTCTTCACCTGGAAGTTTTACCATCTCTCTGAGCTCTGTATTATCTTTGTCTACATCTGAATGAAGTCTCAGGAAGTCTCTGTTGTAGCCTTGTTGTCCTGTTTAGCCCATCACCTGTGTAAAAGTGTAACACGCTGTACCACTGCTTGGGTTTAACTACAGGGACAACAGGGGAACAATTAGGGATCAACACATCTTTAAAGTGGAGTAGACTAtctcaagacaaaaacaaagtatctatctatctagcttGCTAGCTTGCTAGCCAGCTTCCTAATCACATCAAGTAGAgttgtgtgctttgtgtttatgttgtataTCTAACAATAAAGTGTATTTTAGTCACATTATTCTGGTCTGTCTTCATTCTCAGCATCATCTTCCCTTCAGATGTAAAATCACAACTTCagtacagtaacacacagttgACTGTAggttgttgtattgttgttttacGGTGACTGATTTTTATATTCCAGTGGATCaaaaaaaatgaaccaaaatgtttttaaaaatacataaatattgatttaagaGAGAGTTATAAAACAAAAGGTACTCACCATGTGCAGGTAGAAAGTTACACAAAATAATTTGTCTTTGGGAAAGTCTGGGTGTCATCCATTTATCAACAGGAAGTTAATTTTAAGAGGATAACTGCTGAAAACCCTCTCACCAATAATCTTCAGCTTATTGATGAGAAATGAAACTTCACTAGGATCACTAGTTTGAAGAATTTGATAAGGTGGGAAATGGCGACTTCTGCTGGAGAATCCAAGGTATTGCAATTGTGTGGATGGATTTAATCTGACACCATCATGAAACAGGCTAAagtgctgttattattattttattcaataaagcttataaaaataattatacCACTGTTCCTATTGTGGCAGATTTTTAAACACATCCTGTATTCAAAACCAGTGCCGCACCTCTCTGATAGAGTGATGCCGTGAGGTTTGGGCTGGTCATGAGATTTATGGTGAAGTGAAGCGAGACACTGAATCATCCTGCCTCaatacttttgttttgaaagggTTTTTCAAACCAGGTTACACTAATCCCCCATGTACAGACTGCAAGGCAAACAGGTTCATTAGCACATACAGctaactctccctctcttctttgtTGATGATGTGCTCTTCTGCAACCCCTGGCAAAAATTATGGAATCACCGCTCTTGGAGGATGTTCATGCAGTTGCTTAATTTCGTAGAATAAAAACCTAATCACAGACATGCCACAAAACTATCATTATTCAAAATGCCAACCTTCTGGCTTTaaggaacatttaaaaaaaaaaaagaaaagaaaagaaagacaggtgTTGTAGTCAGTCACAATGGCTTTTTTTAGATCAagtagaggaaaaaaatatggaaTCACTCAATTCTGAGGAAAATATTACGGAATCATGAGAAAAACACTACACCATACGACTTTGTTGCACCACCTGTTTCTTTTATAACAGCTTGATTTCCCTGAGGCATGGACTTAACAATTAACAAACAGTATTCTCCATCAATCCGGCTGCATCTGTCTCTTATTGCTGTTACCAGATCAGCTTTGCAGGTTGGAGCCTTGTCATGGACCATTTTCTTCAATTTCCACCATAGATTCTCAATTGGATTGAGATCCCGACTATTTGCAGGCCATGCCATTGACATATGTCTTTCTTGAAGGAAAGTTTTCACGTCTTTTGCTCTATGGCAAGATGCATTATCATCTTGaaaaatgatgtcatcatcaccAAACATCCTTTCAGTTGGTGGAATAAGAAAAGTGTCCATAAATTTCAATGTAAACTTGTGCATTTATTGAAGATGTAATGACTGCCATCTCCCCCGTGCCTTTGCCTACATGCAGCCCCATATCATCAATGACTGTGgaaatttgcatgttttcttcagGCTGTCGTCTTCATAAATTTCATTGGAACGGCACCAAACAAAAGTTCCAGTATCATCACCTTGCCCAATGCAGATTCGCGATTCATCACTGAATATCACTTTCATCCAGTCATCCACAGTCCATAAATGCTTTTCTTTAGTCCACCGTAACCTTGGTCTTTTCTGTTTAGGTGTTAATGATGGCTTTCGTTTGGCTTTTCTGTATGTAAATCCTATTTCCTTTAGGCGATTTCTTACAGTTCGGTCACAGACATTGACTCCAGTTTCTGCCCATTTGTTccccatttgttttgttgtgcattttctgttttcaagaCATATTGCTTTAAGTTTTATATCTTGACGCTTTGATGTCTTCCTTGGTCTACCAGTATGCTTCCCTTTTACAACCTTCCCATTTTGTTTGTACTTGGTCCAGATTTTAGACACAGCTGACTGGGAACAACCAACATCTTTTGCAACATTGCGTGATGATTTACCTTCTTGAAGAAGTTTTATAATCCTCTCCTTTGTTTCAACTGACATCTCTCGTGTTGGAGCCATGATTCATGTCAATCTGTTTGGTGCAACAGCTCTCCAAGGTGTGAGCGCTCTTTTTTAACTGCAGACTAATTAGCAGATTTAATCTGATGCAGGTGTTTGTTTTAGAACTgcaaattacattacattttcctCTGCTTGATCTAAAAAAGCAATTGTGACTGACTATaacacttttctttatttcGTTTATTGTTTCTTAAAGCCAGAAGGTTGGCATTTTAAATAATGATAGTTTTGTGGCATGTCtgtgatttgctttttttctacaaaattaaacaattgAATGAACATCCTCCAAGAGCGGTGATTCCATAATTTTTGCCAGGGGTTGTATCTCCATGTGTGATTTGATGATGATCagttcattaaattaaattcaaaataacttCCATTTCTCACtgattgtttttaataaaaaagttcTGTGTCTTCACTTCCAATATCTATAAACCACACACTCTTGTATATAATCCACTCATTCCTAATGGGAGTGGGCGTATTTTTAAACAGCCTTATGGATAATCCTGCTGAGGTGAATGGAGACATGGTTGATGtcacagtttttacattttattatgtttacacattatgtaaaatataaactatGGAAAGATGTTCAGTCACTGAAATATAagaaatatctatatatatatatatatacaaagaAAATCCAGATTTATTGTTCacaactcacaaacacacaacagacgCAACAACAAACATGTAAGAGAAAAAActaagtgatttaaaaaatggaaaaaataaaagaaataaatgaaataatgaaaataattgcagaGGGTCTCAGTAGAAAAaacaactaataataataaaataaaatgtgtgtggaCAAAATAGATAGAATAGCATTGAGGTTTAGTATGTATGATGTatattacacacaaacacaccacatcaAACTGTACACACTCATAAGtataacacatttaaaattaatttctgtctcattttttGCTCACATGGACGTGTCGCCTCATGttgcatcactgcagctcataGGATCATGTAAAGCCGAACACGTTTCACAGTTGAGCCCTAATATCTTCCTTGTTATGCAAAGGTCTCATGCTCCCTCGGACTTCGCAGCTTGAACGACGGTGAGAGAGATTATTACCTGTAATCCTCTGTTTACTCATCGTGGTGTCCTGAACCAAACCTGTACTGATGAAAATTAATGAGCTTGTGTgttaataaagttttgtttatgttgatcATCAGACTCAAACCATTttcaatttaatatttacatttacttttttttttaaagagttttattcttcttatttagatttttatgggaaacactgagaaagaaaagacagttgAAATATATGACTAGTGATTTACTAATGACTGACCCTCTGAGACCCCTATGATTATCTTTGACTTATCAGGATTACTTATAAGCCTTCACTCAGAATACTTCCAGCCAGCCCCTGTGGCTTTTGTTAGCTCCAAGCAATAAGTGGGAGGGGGTTAAACCAAGACTATAAAGACAGGGTGAGGACACGATgatgagacagaagagacagactgcAAGAAGAAAGAGGACTCCGTCTTTGTCTTGTAGTTGcttttttgcttcttcttctttgacgTCCAGTCGTCCAGGAAAACAACAAGTAAGTGCATTTCTCCGTTACTATCCGATCTCCTTAAATTCAATATTGCTTTTCAaaatatttctcatttaaattcattaaacATGAGCACAGGTTGTGGAAAGAGACCAGAACTGTAACTTCAACATCTCTCCAACCCAACATGGTCTTTCCTCAGTTTCATAGATATtagatctgaatctgaatctgaaaaaaagatgaaaggatGAGATCAACTGAataagcaacaaaaacacatcaaaaatgAGAATACAATagttaatttattcatttaagaAGTAAAACTGTCCGgtgtcttcctctgtgtttttgcctGTGGTTAAGAAATgaactgaagctgttttctgTATCTTGTGTGTGAAGGTGCAGAAGTGCCACAAGATTCATCTGTAAATATTGTACTGTAGATCCTCTGGTGGAGATCAGGTTTAGGGATGTTCGGCAGCTAAATGAGATGAATATTA
This window contains:
- the LOC130170109 gene encoding retinal cone rhodopsin-sensitive cGMP 3',5'-cyclic phosphodiesterase subunit gamma-like — translated: MNAAVAAPGGTKAAPPKFKQKVTRQFKSKAPKAGQKGFDDVPGMDGLGGVEVICPWEAFGDMELSDLAQFGIV